In Streptomyces alboniger, the following are encoded in one genomic region:
- a CDS encoding DEAD/DEAH box helicase, which produces MIFAGTSGSRNGGEGRQDGGVTLIDQLPPDADPDALFEAFSSWAEDQGITLYPAQEEALIEVVSGANVILSTPTGSGKSLVAAGAHFTALAQDKVTFYTAPIKALVSEKFFDLCKLFGTENVGMLTGDASVNADAPVICCTAEVLASIALRDGKHADIGQVVMDEFHFYAEPDRGWAWQIPLLELPQAQFILMSATLGDVSMFEKDLTRRTGRPTSVVRSATRPVPLSYEYRLTPITETLTELLETKQAPVYIVHFTQAQAVERAQSLMSINMCTREEKDKIADLIGNFRFTTKFGRNLSRYVRHGIGVHHAGMLPKYRRLVEKLAQAGLLKVICGTDTLGVGVNVPIRTVLFTALTKYDGNRVRTLRAREFHQIAGRAGRAGFDTAGLVVAQAPEHVIENEKALAKAGDDAKKRRKVVRKKAPEGFVGWTENTFEKLIASEPEPLTSRFRVTHTMLLSVIARPGNAFEAMRHLLEDNHEPRKQQLRHIRRAIAIYRSLLAGGVVEKLDEPDATGRIVRLTVDLQQDFALNQPLSTFALAAFEVLDPESPSYALDMVSVVESTLDDPRQILAAQQNKARGEAVALMKADGVEYEERMERLQDITYPKPLEELLFHAYNTYRTSHPWVGDHPLSPKSVVRDMYERALSFTEFTSFYELARTEGIVLRYLASAYKALEHTIPDDLKSEDLEDLIAWLGEMVRQVDSSLLDEWEQLANPEVMTAEEAQEKADQVKPVTANARAFRVLVRNALFRRVELAALDHVEELGELDGESGWDADAWGEAMDKYWDEYEDLGTGPDARGPKLLLIEEDPEHGLWRVRQTFADPNGDHDWGISAEVDLAASDEEGRAIVRVTDVGQL; this is translated from the coding sequence GTGATCTTCGCCGGGACCTCCGGTTCCCGGAACGGAGGAGAAGGAAGGCAAGATGGGGGTGTGACCCTTATCGATCAGCTGCCGCCGGATGCCGACCCAGATGCCCTCTTCGAAGCCTTCTCGTCGTGGGCCGAGGACCAGGGGATCACTCTCTACCCGGCCCAGGAGGAGGCGCTGATCGAGGTGGTCTCCGGGGCGAACGTGATCTTGTCCACTCCGACCGGCTCGGGCAAGAGCCTGGTCGCGGCGGGCGCCCACTTCACAGCCCTCGCTCAGGACAAGGTCACCTTCTACACCGCGCCCATCAAGGCGCTGGTGTCCGAGAAGTTCTTCGACCTGTGCAAGCTCTTCGGCACCGAGAACGTCGGCATGCTCACGGGCGACGCGTCGGTCAACGCCGACGCCCCCGTCATCTGCTGCACGGCCGAGGTCCTCGCCTCCATCGCGCTGCGGGACGGCAAGCACGCCGACATCGGCCAGGTCGTGATGGACGAGTTCCACTTCTACGCCGAGCCCGACCGCGGCTGGGCCTGGCAGATCCCCCTGCTCGAACTGCCGCAGGCGCAGTTCATCCTCATGTCGGCGACGCTCGGCGACGTCTCCATGTTCGAGAAGGACCTCACGCGCCGCACGGGCCGACCCACCTCGGTCGTGCGGTCCGCGACGCGCCCCGTGCCGCTGTCGTACGAGTACCGCCTGACGCCGATCACCGAAACGCTCACCGAGCTGCTCGAGACCAAGCAGGCACCCGTCTACATCGTGCACTTCACGCAGGCGCAGGCCGTCGAGCGCGCACAGTCGCTGATGAGCATCAACATGTGCACGCGCGAGGAGAAGGACAAGATCGCCGACCTGATCGGCAACTTCCGCTTCACCACCAAGTTCGGCCGCAACCTCTCCCGCTACGTGCGCCATGGCATCGGCGTCCACCACGCGGGCATGCTGCCCAAGTACCGCCGCTTGGTGGAGAAGCTCGCCCAGGCAGGGCTCCTCAAGGTCATCTGCGGCACGGACACCCTCGGCGTCGGCGTGAACGTCCCGATCCGTACGGTGCTGTTCACCGCGCTGACCAAGTACGACGGCAACCGTGTCCGCACTCTGCGCGCGCGAGAGTTCCACCAGATCGCGGGCCGGGCGGGACGCGCGGGCTTCGACACCGCGGGCCTGGTGGTCGCGCAGGCGCCCGAGCACGTCATCGAGAACGAGAAGGCCCTCGCCAAGGCGGGCGACGACGCGAAGAAGCGCCGCAAGGTGGTCCGCAAGAAGGCTCCCGAGGGCTTCGTCGGCTGGACCGAGAACACCTTCGAGAAACTCATCGCCTCCGAGCCCGAGCCGCTGACTTCGCGCTTCCGGGTCACGCACACCATGCTGCTGTCCGTGATCGCCCGCCCCGGCAACGCCTTCGAGGCGATGCGCCACCTCCTTGAGGACAACCACGAGCCGCGCAAGCAGCAGCTGCGGCACATTCGCCGGGCCATCGCGATCTACCGCTCGCTCCTGGCCGGCGGTGTCGTCGAGAAGCTCGACGAGCCGGATGCCACTGGCCGCATCGTGCGCCTGACGGTCGACTTGCAGCAGGACTTCGCACTCAACCAGCCGCTGTCGACGTTCGCCCTCGCCGCCTTCGAGGTCCTGGACCCCGAGTCCCCCTCGTACGCCCTCGACATGGTGTCCGTCGTCGAATCCACTCTCGACGACCCGCGTCAGATCCTCGCGGCCCAGCAGAACAAGGCACGTGGCGAAGCCGTGGCGCTCATGAAGGCGGACGGCGTCGAGTACGAGGAGCGGATGGAACGACTCCAGGACATCACGTACCCGAAGCCGCTGGAGGAGCTGCTCTTCCACGCGTACAACACGTACCGCACCAGTCACCCGTGGGTCGGCGACCACCCGCTCTCCCCGAAGTCCGTCGTCCGGGACATGTACGAACGGGCTCTGTCGTTCACGGAGTTCACCTCCTTCTACGAACTCGCCCGCACCGAGGGAATCGTGCTGCGTTACCTCGCGAGCGCGTACAAGGCCCTGGAGCACACCATCCCGGACGACCTGAAGTCCGAGGACCTGGAAGATCTGATCGCCTGGCTCGGTGAAATGGTCCGTCAGGTCGACTCCAGCCTCCTCGACGAGTGGGAGCAGCTGGCCAACCCCGAGGTCATGACGGCCGAGGAGGCCCAGGAGAAGGCCGACCAGGTCAAGCCGGTCACCGCCAACGCGCGGGCTTTCCGTGTCCTGGTGCGCAACGCGCTGTTCCGCAGGGTGGAGCTGGCCGCTCTCGACCACGTCGAGGAGCTCGGCGAGCTGGACGGCGAATCCGGCTGGGACGCGGACGCCTGGGGCGAGGCCATGGACAAGTACTGGGACGAGTACGAAGATCTCGGGACCGGCCCCGACGCACGTGGCCCCAAGCTGCTGCTCATCGAGGAGGATCCGGAACACGGTCTGTGGCGCGTCCGGCAGACGTTCGCCGACCCGAACGGCGACCATGACTGGGGCATCAGCGCGGAGGTCGATCTCGCGGCCTCCGACGAGGAGGGCCGCGCCATCGTCCGGGTCACGGACGTCGGCCAGCTCTGA